Below is a window of Clostridium sp. JN-1 DNA.
TTATGAGAGAAAAAGATATAGAGAAGATATTAATTAGAAAAGTGAAAACAAGAGGTGGACTAGCATTAAAGTTTATTTCTCCGAGTGTCAATGGAGTGCCAGATCGTTTGGTGCTCCTACCTAAAAGTAAAATAGCATTTGTAGAATTAAAAGCACCTGGAAAGAAAATGAGACCTCTTCAGATAAAAAGAAAAACACAATTAGAATCATTAGGATTTTTAGTTTATTGCATAGATAGGAAAGAAGAGATAGAAGGTGTTATAGATGAAATTGAAAAAAGTAGATTATAAGCCACATGGATATCAAGCTTTTTCAACAGAATTTATATTAAAACATAAATCAGCAGGACTTTTCTTAGAATGTGGTCTTGGCAAAAGTGTAATTACTTTAACTGCAATTGTAGAACTTATGTATAATATGTTTGATGTTTCAAAAGTTTTAGTAATTGCACCACTTAGAGTAGCTGACACTACATGGCAAGATGAAATAGAAAAGTGGGAGCATCTAAAATATTTAAAGCTTTCAAAGATATTAGGAAGTAAGAAAAATAGGATAATGGCACTTTATAAAAAGGCAGATATTTATACCATCAACAGAGAGAATGTTCCATGGCTTGTGGATTTTTATAAAAATGATTGGCCCTTTGATATGGTAGTTATTGATGAACTTTCAAGTTTTAAATCTCCATCGGCTAAAAGGTTTAAAGCATTAAAGAAAGTAAGACATAAAATTAAAAGAATTGTAGGTCTTACTGGAACACCTGCACCAAATGGTTTATTAAATATTTGGAGTCAGATTTATCTTTTAGATGGTGGAGAGAGACTGGGAAGAACCTTTACTGGCTACCGCAACAGATATTTTCATCCACAAAAATATATAAATGGAGTTATTCCAGCAGATTATGTTATTAATGAAGATGCAGAAAAAAGGATATATGAGAAAATTTCAGATATATGCATTAGCATGAAGGCTCTTGATTATTTAAAAATGCCAGAGTGTATTTTTAATAAAGTTATGGTGGAACTATCAGAAAAAGATATGAAACTATATC
It encodes the following:
- a CDS encoding DEAD/DEAH box helicase: MKLKKVDYKPHGYQAFSTEFILKHKSAGLFLECGLGKSVITLTAIVELMYNMFDVSKVLVIAPLRVADTTWQDEIEKWEHLKYLKLSKILGSKKNRIMALYKKADIYTINRENVPWLVDFYKNDWPFDMVVIDELSSFKSPSAKRFKALKKVRHKIKRIVGLTGTPAPNGLLNIWSQIYLLDGGERLGRTFTGYRNRYFHPQKYINGVIPADYVINEDAEKRIYEKISDICISMKALDYLKMPECIFNKVMVELSEKDMKLYRKLERDLLLPFEDSDVDAKNAAVLSNKLLQMASGAVYDEFGDVKLIHDKKLDALEDLIEAANGKPVLVYYGFKHDKDRIKERFEVEEINTSEDIARWNEGKIQIALCHPASTGHGLNLQEGGCTIIWFSLTWSLELYQQANARLYRQGQKHTVVIHHIIAKYTVDEKVIQALENKDTSQTALIDAVKARIKKQEGRA
- a CDS encoding VRR-NUC domain-containing protein, whose product is MREKDIEKILIRKVKTRGGLALKFISPSVNGVPDRLVLLPKSKIAFVELKAPGKKMRPLQIKRKTQLESLGFLVYCIDRKEEIEGVIDEIEKSRL